The Lemur catta isolate mLemCat1 chromosome X, mLemCat1.pri, whole genome shotgun sequence genome has a window encoding:
- the UBE2A gene encoding ubiquitin-conjugating enzyme E2 A, with protein MSTPARRRLMRDFKRLQEDPPAGVSGAPSENNILVWNAVIFGPEGTPFEDGTFKLTIEFTEEYPNKPPTVRFISKMFHPNVYADGSICLDILQNRWSPTYDVSSILTSIQSLLDEPNPNSPANSQAAQLYQENKREYEKRVSAIVEQSWRDC; from the exons ATGTCCACCCCGGCTCGGCGGCGCCTCATGCGGGACTTCAAGAG GTTGCAGGAGGATCCTCCGGCTGGAGTCAGCGGGGCTCCGTCAGAGAACAACATACTGGTTTGGAACGCGGTCATTTTTGG GCCTGAAGGGACCCCGTTTGAGGACG GAACATTTAAGCTTACAATAGAATTCACTGAAGAATATCCGAATAAACCACCTAcagttagatttatttctaagatGTTTCATCCAAATG TCTATGCAGATGGTAGTATATGTCTGGACATACTTCAGAATCGTTGGAGTCCAACTTATGATGTGTCTTCCATTTTAACATCCATACAg TCTCTATTGGATGAACCCAATCCCAATAGTCCAGCAAACAGCCAGGCTGCTCAGCTGTACCAGGAGAACAAGCGGGAATATGAAAAGCGTGTTTCTGCAATAGTAGAACAGAGCTGGCGCGATTGTTGA
- the NKRF gene encoding NF-kappa-B-repressing factor isoform X2 has translation MIETTIWMLTTQQLLTLYSPHVMEKILQMAEGIDIGEMPSYDLMLSKPFRGQKRHLSACDGQNPPKKQAGSKFHARPRFEPVHFVASSSKDERQEDLYGPQTKEINEQTHFASMPRDIYQDYTQDSFSTQDGNSQYCDSSGFIFTKDQPVTTNMYFDSGNPAPSSTSQQANSQSPPEPPPSQTFPESVVAEKQYFIEKLTATIWKNLSNPEMTSGSDKINYTYMLTRCIQACKTNPEYIYAPLKEIPPADIPKNKKLLTDGYACEVRCQNIYLTTGYAGSKNGSRDRATELAVKLLQKRIEVRVIRRKFKHTFGEDLVVCQIGMPPYEFPPALKPPEDLVVLGKDASGQPIFNASAKHWTNFVITENANDAIGILNNSASFNKMSVEYKYEMMPNRTWRCRVFLQDHCLAEGYGTKKTSKHAAADEALKILQKTQPTYPSVKSSQCHTGSSPRGSGKKKDIKDLVVYENSSNPVCTLNDTAQFNRMTVEYVYERMTGLRWKCKVILESEVIAEAVGVKKTVKYEAAGEAVKTLKKTQPTVINNLKKGTIEDVISRNEIQGRSAEEAYKQQIREDNIGNQLLRKMGWTGGGLGKSGEGIREPISVKEQHKREGLGLDVERVNKIAKRDIEQIIRNYARSESHTDLTFSRELTNDERKQIHQIAQKYGLKSKSHGVGHDRYLVVGRKRRKEDLLDQLKQEGQVGHYELVMPQAN, from the exons ATGATAGAGACCACAATCTGGATGTTAACAACCCAGCAGCTCTTAACACT gTACAGCCCACACGTGATGGAAAAAATTCTCCAAATGGCTGAAGGTATTGATATTGGGGAGATGCCTTCATATGATCTGATGCTGTCCAAACCTTTCAGAGGTCAAAAACGCCACCTCTCAGCATGTGATG GTCAAAATCCTCCTAAAAAGCAAGCCGGTTCCAAATTCCATGCGAGACCTCGTTTTGAGCCTGTACATTTTGTAGCTAGTAGTTCAAAAGATGAAAGACAGGAAGATCTTTATGGCCCTCaaacaaaagagataaatgaacaaacacaTTTTGCCAGCATGCCAAGAGACATCTACCAAGATTATACTCAAGACTCTTTCAGTACACAAGATGGGAATTCTCAGTACTGTGATTCATCAggatttattttcacaaaagaCCAGCCTGTTACAACCAACATGTATTTTGACAGTGGGAACCCTGCCCCAAGCAGCACATCACAGCAGGCAAACTCTCAGTCACCTCCCGAGCCTCCACCATCACAGACATTTCCTGAGTCAGTGGTAGCTGAGAAGcagtattttattgaaaaattaacaGCGACTATCTGGAAGAACCTTTCTAATCCAGAGATGACTTCTGGATCTGATAAaattaattatacatatatgttaacTCGGTGTATTCAGGCATGTAAGACAAATCCTGAGTATATATACGCTCCTTTAAAAGAAATCCCTCCTGCTGACATtcccaaaaataaaaaacttctaaCAGATGGTTACGCTTGTGAAGTTAGATGCCAGAATATCTACTTAACTACAGGTTATGCTGGCAGCAAGAATGGGTCCAGGGATCGAGCTACTGAGCTAGCTGTAAAACTCTTGCAGAAACGTATCGAAGTTAGAGTTATCCGGAGAAAATTCAAGCATACGTTTGGAGAGGACCTTGTGGTGTGTCAGATTGGCATGCCTCCATATGAATTTCCTCCAGCTCTCAAACCACCAGAAGACCTGGTGGTACTGGGTAAAGATGCTTCTGGACAGCCAATTTTTAATGCTTCCGCCAAACACTGGACCAATTTTGTCATTACAGAAAATGCAAACGATGCGATTGGTATCCTTAACAATTCTGCCTCATTCAACAAAATGTCAGTTGAATACAAATACGAGATGATGCCAAATCGCACATGGCGTTGTCGAGTGTTTTTGCAAGATCACTGCTTAGCTGAAGGTTATGGAACCAAGAAAACAAGTAAACATGCAGCTGCCGACGAGGCTTTGAAAATTCTTCAGAAAACACAACCCACTTACCCATCTGTCAAAAGTTCTCAGTGCCATACAGGCTCTTCACCCAGAGGatctggaaagaagaaagatataaagGATCTTGTAGTTTACGAGAATTCTTCAAATCCTGTGTGCACACTGAATGACACAGCTCAGTTTAACCGAATGACAGTTGAATATGTCTATGAAAGGATGACAGGCCTCCGCTGGAAATGCAAGGTGATTCTAGAGAGTGAAGTAATTGCAGAAGCAGTTGGGGTGAAGAAAACCGTCAAATATGAAGCTGCTGGGGAAGCTGTGAAAACCCTCAAAAAGACCCAGCCAACTGTCATCAACAACTTGAAGAAAGGGACTATTGAAGATGTGATTTCAAGAAATGAAATTCAGGGCCGCTCGGCAGAGGAGGCTTACAAACAACAAATCAGAGAAGACAACATAGGAAATCAGCTGCTGAGAAAGATGGGTTGGACTGGTGGTGGGTTAGGGAAATCTGGCGAGGGCATACGGGAGCCTATCTCAGTCAAAGAGCAGCATAAGCGTGAAGGGCTTGGTCTGGATGTGGAGAGGGTAAATAAAATTGCCAAGAGAGATATTGAACAGATCATCAGAAACTATGCCCGCTCTGAGAGCCACACAGATTTGACTTTCTCTAGAGAGCTGACTAATGATGAACGGAAGCAGATACATCAGATTGCCCAGAAGTATGGTCTTAAGAGTAAGTCTCATGGGGTGGGCCATGATAGGTACCTGGTGGTAGGCAGAAAAAGACGGAAGGAAGACCTACTAGATCAGCTCAAACAGGAAGGCCAAGTGGGGCATTATGAGCTTGTCATGCCTCAAGCAAATTGA
- the NKRF gene encoding NF-kappa-B-repressing factor isoform X1, with protein MAGGRLLLGGDFLSQPPLPPLPPPPLPPLPPPPPEPVLEQWRYSHESDWQWALRRSFICRHLHSYPGAALDQLLALSAAWTNHVFLGCRYSPHVMEKILQMAEGIDIGEMPSYDLMLSKPFRGQKRHLSACDGQNPPKKQAGSKFHARPRFEPVHFVASSSKDERQEDLYGPQTKEINEQTHFASMPRDIYQDYTQDSFSTQDGNSQYCDSSGFIFTKDQPVTTNMYFDSGNPAPSSTSQQANSQSPPEPPPSQTFPESVVAEKQYFIEKLTATIWKNLSNPEMTSGSDKINYTYMLTRCIQACKTNPEYIYAPLKEIPPADIPKNKKLLTDGYACEVRCQNIYLTTGYAGSKNGSRDRATELAVKLLQKRIEVRVIRRKFKHTFGEDLVVCQIGMPPYEFPPALKPPEDLVVLGKDASGQPIFNASAKHWTNFVITENANDAIGILNNSASFNKMSVEYKYEMMPNRTWRCRVFLQDHCLAEGYGTKKTSKHAAADEALKILQKTQPTYPSVKSSQCHTGSSPRGSGKKKDIKDLVVYENSSNPVCTLNDTAQFNRMTVEYVYERMTGLRWKCKVILESEVIAEAVGVKKTVKYEAAGEAVKTLKKTQPTVINNLKKGTIEDVISRNEIQGRSAEEAYKQQIREDNIGNQLLRKMGWTGGGLGKSGEGIREPISVKEQHKREGLGLDVERVNKIAKRDIEQIIRNYARSESHTDLTFSRELTNDERKQIHQIAQKYGLKSKSHGVGHDRYLVVGRKRRKEDLLDQLKQEGQVGHYELVMPQAN; from the exons ATGGCTGGAGGACGTCTGCTGTTGGGGGGCGACTTCCTGTCGCAGCCGCCACTGCCccccctcccgccgccgccgctgccgcccctcccgccgcccccgcccgaGCCAGTACTGGAGCAGTGGCGCTATAGCCACGAAAGTGACTGGCAGTGGGCTCTGCGACGCAGCTTCATCTGTCGGCACCTGCACAGCTACCCCGGGGCTGCCCTGGACCAGCTCCTCGCGCTCTCTGCCGCCTGGACCAACCACGTCTTCCTGGGCTGCAG gTACAGCCCACACGTGATGGAAAAAATTCTCCAAATGGCTGAAGGTATTGATATTGGGGAGATGCCTTCATATGATCTGATGCTGTCCAAACCTTTCAGAGGTCAAAAACGCCACCTCTCAGCATGTGATG GTCAAAATCCTCCTAAAAAGCAAGCCGGTTCCAAATTCCATGCGAGACCTCGTTTTGAGCCTGTACATTTTGTAGCTAGTAGTTCAAAAGATGAAAGACAGGAAGATCTTTATGGCCCTCaaacaaaagagataaatgaacaaacacaTTTTGCCAGCATGCCAAGAGACATCTACCAAGATTATACTCAAGACTCTTTCAGTACACAAGATGGGAATTCTCAGTACTGTGATTCATCAggatttattttcacaaaagaCCAGCCTGTTACAACCAACATGTATTTTGACAGTGGGAACCCTGCCCCAAGCAGCACATCACAGCAGGCAAACTCTCAGTCACCTCCCGAGCCTCCACCATCACAGACATTTCCTGAGTCAGTGGTAGCTGAGAAGcagtattttattgaaaaattaacaGCGACTATCTGGAAGAACCTTTCTAATCCAGAGATGACTTCTGGATCTGATAAaattaattatacatatatgttaacTCGGTGTATTCAGGCATGTAAGACAAATCCTGAGTATATATACGCTCCTTTAAAAGAAATCCCTCCTGCTGACATtcccaaaaataaaaaacttctaaCAGATGGTTACGCTTGTGAAGTTAGATGCCAGAATATCTACTTAACTACAGGTTATGCTGGCAGCAAGAATGGGTCCAGGGATCGAGCTACTGAGCTAGCTGTAAAACTCTTGCAGAAACGTATCGAAGTTAGAGTTATCCGGAGAAAATTCAAGCATACGTTTGGAGAGGACCTTGTGGTGTGTCAGATTGGCATGCCTCCATATGAATTTCCTCCAGCTCTCAAACCACCAGAAGACCTGGTGGTACTGGGTAAAGATGCTTCTGGACAGCCAATTTTTAATGCTTCCGCCAAACACTGGACCAATTTTGTCATTACAGAAAATGCAAACGATGCGATTGGTATCCTTAACAATTCTGCCTCATTCAACAAAATGTCAGTTGAATACAAATACGAGATGATGCCAAATCGCACATGGCGTTGTCGAGTGTTTTTGCAAGATCACTGCTTAGCTGAAGGTTATGGAACCAAGAAAACAAGTAAACATGCAGCTGCCGACGAGGCTTTGAAAATTCTTCAGAAAACACAACCCACTTACCCATCTGTCAAAAGTTCTCAGTGCCATACAGGCTCTTCACCCAGAGGatctggaaagaagaaagatataaagGATCTTGTAGTTTACGAGAATTCTTCAAATCCTGTGTGCACACTGAATGACACAGCTCAGTTTAACCGAATGACAGTTGAATATGTCTATGAAAGGATGACAGGCCTCCGCTGGAAATGCAAGGTGATTCTAGAGAGTGAAGTAATTGCAGAAGCAGTTGGGGTGAAGAAAACCGTCAAATATGAAGCTGCTGGGGAAGCTGTGAAAACCCTCAAAAAGACCCAGCCAACTGTCATCAACAACTTGAAGAAAGGGACTATTGAAGATGTGATTTCAAGAAATGAAATTCAGGGCCGCTCGGCAGAGGAGGCTTACAAACAACAAATCAGAGAAGACAACATAGGAAATCAGCTGCTGAGAAAGATGGGTTGGACTGGTGGTGGGTTAGGGAAATCTGGCGAGGGCATACGGGAGCCTATCTCAGTCAAAGAGCAGCATAAGCGTGAAGGGCTTGGTCTGGATGTGGAGAGGGTAAATAAAATTGCCAAGAGAGATATTGAACAGATCATCAGAAACTATGCCCGCTCTGAGAGCCACACAGATTTGACTTTCTCTAGAGAGCTGACTAATGATGAACGGAAGCAGATACATCAGATTGCCCAGAAGTATGGTCTTAAGAGTAAGTCTCATGGGGTGGGCCATGATAGGTACCTGGTGGTAGGCAGAAAAAGACGGAAGGAAGACCTACTAGATCAGCTCAAACAGGAAGGCCAAGTGGGGCATTATGAGCTTGTCATGCCTCAAGCAAATTGA